TTTACATAGACGGTTTTGTTTCTTAATATTAATTTTGCGAAATCGTAATAAATTAATCTATAACCACTTGCGTGGATTTAAATCTTTTTAAAACAACTTTATACACTGTGCAATTTTCAAAGAACATTTAAGAAAAACTATTAATTAATTAACTCCTAAGAGTTAATATAATTAGTCTCTCAAAATTAAACAGAGAAATAGGAACGAGTAATTACAATAGATATTTTGAAGAATAATTAAATTCTTCTATTGCATCGACCGAAGTCAATACATCTACTCCCTAGAAAGGAGGTGATCCAGCCGCAGGTTCTCCTACGGCTACCTTGTTACGACTTCACCCCAATCATCGATCCCACCTTCGGCCGCTGGCTCCTTACGGTTACCTCACGGACTTCGGGTGTTACCAACTCTCATGGTGTGACGGGCGGTGTGTACAAGGCCCGGGAACGTATTCACCGCGACATGCTGATTCGCGATTACTAGCAACTCCGGCTTCATGTAGGCGAGTTGCAGCCTACAATCCGAACTGGGATGAGTTTTTGAGTTTGGCTCCACCTTGCGGTCTTGCATCTCTTTGTACTCACCATTGTAGCACGTGTGTAGCCCTAGACATAAGGGGCATGATGATTTGACGTCATCCCCACCTTCCTCCCGGTTAACCCGGGCAGTCTCACTAGAGTGCTCAACTTAATGGTAGCAACTAATGATAAGGGTTGCGCTCGTTGCGGGACTTAACCCAACATCTCACGACACGAGCTGACGACAACCATGCACCACCTGTCACCTTGTCCCGAAGGACTTCACTCATCTCTGAGTTATGCAAGGGATGTCAAGTCTAGGTAAGGTTCTTCGCGTTGCTTCGAATTAAACCACATGCTCCGCTGCTTGTGCGGGCCCCCGTCAATTCCTTTGAGTTTTAATCTTGCGATCGTACTCCCCAGGCGGAATACTTAATGTGTTAACGGCGGCACCGAGGTTCGACCCCCGACACCTAGTATTCATCGTTTACGGCGTGGACTACCAGGGTATCTAATCCTGTTTGCTCCCCACGCTTTCATGCCTCAGCGTCAGTTACAGTCCAGTAAGTCGCCTTCGCCACTGGTGTTCTTCCTAATCTCTACGCATTTCACCGCTACACTAGGAATTCCACTTACCTCTCCTGCACTCTAGACACCCAGTTTCAAATGCAGCACCCAAGTTAAGCTCGGGTATTTCACATCTGACTTAAATGTCCGCCTACGCATCCTTTACGCCCAGTAAATCCGGACAACGCTTGCCACCTACGTATTACCGCGGCTGCTGGCACGTAGTTAGCCGTGGCTTCCTCCTCTGGTACCGTCATTATCGTCCCAGAAGACAGAACTTTACAACCCGAAGGCCTTCATCATTCACGCGGCGTTGCTGCGTCAGGGTTTCCCCCATTGCGCAATATTCCCCACTGCTGCCTCCCGTAGGAGTCTGGACCGTGTCTCAGTTCCAATGTGGCCGATCACCCTCTCAGGTCGGCTACGCATCGTTGCCTTGGTGGGCCTTTACCTCACCAACTAGCTAATGCGCCGCGGGTCCATCTCAAAGTGAAATTCCGAAAAATTCCTTTGATGTTAAGATCATGCGATCAAAACATATTATGCGGTATTAATCTCCCTTTCGGGAGGCTATTCCCCTCTTTGAGGCAGGTTACCCACGTGTTACTCACCCGTCCGCCGCTAATTGATCCCGAAGGATCGCATCGCTCGACTTGCATGTGTTAGGCACGCCGCCAGCGTTCGTCCTGAGCCAGGATCAAACTCTCAATTTAAAAGTTTACACTTTTTTAGTTGAAATAATTAATCTGCGCCAACTGTTAAGTTGGTTAGCAAGCTCATTACATACTTTTTAGTCTTACGACTAAAATATTACTTTTACTAAAGTAATTGACTGGTTAAAATAAAATGTTATTTCATTTCTTTACCTATTTCTCTGTTTAATTTTCAAAGACCAATTTGCTTTGTCATCATGTGACGACTTCTACTATAATACTAGGTTTTTCTTGTTTTGTCAACTACTTCTTTATAATAAATTTATAATTAAAATCTAATAAAGTGTAATTAACAGTTAGTTAGTGTGCCACTCGTATGTGACGACAAGGAGTATTCTATCATATACATATATGACACACTCACAATAATCCTTTAAGTATGCTAATTATATGCAATATTCTTCATAATGCTATTGTTTTTCGCATTTCTTTCACATTGATACACTAGGACTGGTATACTATGTTTCTATTAATAACATACCTAAATTTCACATTCTTTAATATTTTATTAGTTATACCACCTATTTTAAAATAAGCTTTTATTATTCTATACCTCACTTAGAAAAACTTCGACCATATTAGTTTTACAATCAAATCCAAGCTCTTTTAACGATGATTGTAATGCTAACAGTGTATAAGCCATTTTATCCCTTTTAGCATTCTCCCCCATATGTCCTATCCTTATTACTTTTCCCTGTAAATATCCAAAGGACCCAGCTATAAATACATTAAACTCATCAACCATATGTTTTAATAATACCTTATCATTTATACCCTCAGGCAATTCTATAACTGTTACAGTATTAGAATATCCCTCTTCAATATATAAACTAAGACCTGCCTTCTTTACAGCCTTTCTTGTAGCTTTAGCAATAGAATTATGTCTTTCAAGTATTCCCATGTCTTCTTTAATATTATCAAATGCTTGTCTTAGACCAACAATATCACTTATTGGCGGCGTATATGGGAACCACTTATTCTTATAATAATCTTTCCATATAAGTAAATTGCAATAATAGGAAGCTATAGGCTTCTTTCTTTGATCCATTGATTCAAATGCATCTTCACTTATACTTAAAAATGTAAGCCCTGCTGGTGCTGAAACACATTTTTGTGAAGCACCTATTACTATATCTATTTTCCATTCATCTACCCTTACATCTTCTCCCCCCATACCAGATACACTGTCCACCACTGTAAGTATATTCATCCTTTTTAGTAAATGACATATCTTGTTAATATTATTTAATACCCCTGACGGTGTATCACAATGTACTACGGTAGCGTATTTGAAATTATGATCTTTTTTAAGGAATTCCTCTAATTTTTGCGTATCTATTGCATGCTTCCTATCCTCTTTAAAAACAACAACCTCTCCACCGTACATCTTAACAAAATCAGCAAACCCTTCTCCAAATATTCCATTATCAATCACTAATACCCTGTCACCATTTTCAGTAAGTGATGCACATGCAGCCTCAAGGCCTAAAATTCCCTCACCGCTTAATATTCTAACTTCATTACTTGTCTTTAAAAACTGTCCTATTTCCTCGCAAGTTTCTTTATAAAATTCATAAAACTGTAAATCTAAATCTGGATTTGTAGTAGCTAAAGCTCTAGCCATTCTTACGTTTTCTCTTACTTGTGTAGGCCCTGGAGTCATTATTTGAGATACCTTCATCATTTTCACTCCTTCATACTATTCTTTATATTTCAATAATAAAATTATATCACTAATAGCTAATTTGAAAAAATGTATCCATACGCTCTTCTTAATTATATTATCTATATAGATTCAGTAATTCG
This window of the Clostridium estertheticum genome carries:
- a CDS encoding pyridoxal-phosphate-dependent aminotransferase family protein, which gives rise to MKVSQIMTPGPTQVRENVRMARALATTNPDLDLQFYEFYKETCEEIGQFLKTSNEVRILSGEGILGLEAACASLTENGDRVLVIDNGIFGEGFADFVKMYGGEVVVFKEDRKHAIDTQKLEEFLKKDHNFKYATVVHCDTPSGVLNNINKICHLLKRMNILTVVDSVSGMGGEDVRVDEWKIDIVIGASQKCVSAPAGLTFLSISEDAFESMDQRKKPIASYYCNLLIWKDYYKNKWFPYTPPISDIVGLRQAFDNIKEDMGILERHNSIAKATRKAVKKAGLSLYIEEGYSNTVTVIELPEGINDKVLLKHMVDEFNVFIAGSFGYLQGKVIRIGHMGENAKRDKMAYTLLALQSSLKELGFDCKTNMVEVFLSEV